One genomic region from Leptospira montravelensis encodes:
- a CDS encoding radical SAM protein, with protein MAETSTLNQRPASSIKLLEEMERLYKDLPMEAIVKQDILRQGIHFLPESFLVKDPYKSKDYFIFSFDHIPLADLKDGADTKAPEEIKISGGHFGLLKTVISTRNNPNSPYKMKSKEGIPTLFLEETEIGSAEYPPIPSWYKHKTKSGKLPGEVAPVIEWGYLLYLTVFRNCQYFGKDEECAYCDINHNYRQQKGAGRPYTGVKDVEDILEVLSWVDAEDQIAKVYTITGGSVLTNLKKKSEVDFYLQYPEAIEARFPKRWMGKLVAQAFEKEDCQKFKDAGIQIYHPNYEVWDKALFEKICPGKSSWIGYENWIRRVVDSAEVFGPENVIPNFVGGVELSEPWGFKTVAEAITSTKQGLDFFMSKGIVPRFTAWCPEPYTTLGQQAGPPLVYFCELLRAWKETFEHYGLPTPPGYGEPGPGKAVFSVSAFMDVIGYSGRN; from the coding sequence ATGGCTGAAACCTCTACACTAAACCAAAGACCCGCCTCCTCCATCAAACTCCTGGAAGAAATGGAAAGGTTGTACAAAGACCTACCGATGGAAGCCATTGTCAAACAAGACATCCTAAGGCAGGGCATTCACTTTTTACCGGAATCATTTTTAGTCAAAGACCCTTATAAATCCAAAGATTATTTTATCTTTTCCTTCGATCATATCCCGCTTGCCGACCTGAAAGACGGGGCAGACACCAAAGCTCCCGAAGAGATTAAAATTTCTGGAGGTCACTTTGGCCTTTTAAAAACAGTGATCTCCACAAGAAACAACCCGAACTCACCTTACAAAATGAAATCGAAAGAAGGAATTCCTACTTTGTTTTTAGAAGAAACAGAGATTGGGAGTGCTGAGTATCCTCCGATCCCATCTTGGTACAAACACAAAACCAAATCGGGAAAGTTACCCGGTGAAGTGGCACCTGTCATTGAATGGGGTTACCTTTTGTACCTCACAGTATTTCGAAACTGCCAATACTTTGGAAAAGACGAAGAATGTGCCTATTGTGATATCAACCACAACTACCGCCAACAAAAAGGAGCAGGTCGACCTTATACAGGTGTGAAAGACGTAGAAGATATTTTAGAAGTTTTATCTTGGGTGGATGCCGAAGACCAAATTGCCAAAGTGTATACCATTACCGGCGGATCAGTCCTTACCAACTTAAAGAAAAAATCCGAGGTAGATTTTTATCTCCAATATCCGGAAGCCATTGAAGCAAGATTTCCCAAACGTTGGATGGGAAAACTGGTAGCCCAAGCCTTTGAAAAGGAAGACTGTCAGAAGTTTAAAGATGCGGGGATCCAAATTTACCACCCCAATTATGAAGTTTGGGACAAGGCGCTTTTTGAAAAGATCTGTCCTGGAAAATCTAGTTGGATTGGTTATGAAAATTGGATCCGTCGAGTAGTGGATTCGGCAGAAGTCTTTGGTCCCGAGAATGTAATTCCTAACTTTGTAGGTGGGGTAGAACTTTCCGAACCTTGGGGATTTAAAACAGTCGCAGAAGCCATCACTTCCACAAAACAAGGTTTAGATTTTTTTATGTCCAAAGGAATTGTTCCAAGATTCACCGCTTGGTGTCCCGAACCATATACCACTCTTGGCCAACAAGCAGGCCCACCACTGGTTTACTTTTGTGAATTGTTACGAGCATGGAAAGAAACCTTTGAACACTATGGTCTCCCTACTCCTCCCGGATACGGGGAACCTGGTCCCGGAAAAGCAGTATTTTCTGTTTCTGCTTTTATGGATGTGATAGGATATTCTGGACGAAATTAG